A region from the Diadema setosum chromosome 13, eeDiaSeto1, whole genome shotgun sequence genome encodes:
- the LOC140236778 gene encoding synaptonemal complex central element protein 2-like isoform X1, translated as MDVTEGDLTNASNGAIFSSSTKAQTRKHGPSPQANEPLMSMEHDLEECSSGATMPIHQPPDPVSTHLMTRDLEVTQGSLPSREEINQRAQQVIDQINEKRKRDTTLLNDFRKVLQNQVTKSCDTLEERMYQVYEANGKTIQSKLQELFSTLDRVASIEEELDHFKEALGLLYTDIQHSPVAPN; from the exons ATGGATGTGACTGAAGGGGATCTGACTAATGCCAGTAATGGTGCCATATTTTCTAGTTCTACCAAGGCGCAAACAAGAAAACATGGCCCATCCCCTCAAGCAAATGAGCCCCTGATGTCAATGGAACACGA CTTAGAGGAGTGCTCTTCTGGTGCCACGATGCCTATCCACCAACCCCCTGACCCAGTGTCCACCCATCTAATGACCCGTGACCTTGAGGTCACCCAAGGATCTCTGCCATCAAGAGAAGAGATCAATCAGCGTGCGCAGCAGGTCATTGACCAGATTAATGAGAAGAGAAAGCGAGATACCACTCTCCTCAACGACTTCAGAAAGGTGCTTCAAAACCAG GTGACAAAGTCATGTGATACCTTGGAAGAGAGGATGTACCAGGTCTACGAGGCTAATGGGAAGACCATCCAGTCCAAGCTCCAGGAACTGTTCTCCACCCTGGATCGGGTGGCCTCTATCGAAGAGGAACTGGACCACTTCAAGGAGGCTCTGGGTCTCCTCTATACAGACATTCAACACTCTCCGGTGGCTCCGAACTAA
- the LOC140236778 gene encoding synaptonemal complex central element protein 2-like isoform X2, translating to MAYLSSTKAQTRKHGPSPQANEPLMSMEHDLEECSSGATMPIHQPPDPVSTHLMTRDLEVTQGSLPSREEINQRAQQVIDQINEKRKRDTTLLNDFRKVLQNQVTKSCDTLEERMYQVYEANGKTIQSKLQELFSTLDRVASIEEELDHFKEALGLLYTDIQHSPVAPN from the exons atggcatatttgag TTCTACCAAGGCGCAAACAAGAAAACATGGCCCATCCCCTCAAGCAAATGAGCCCCTGATGTCAATGGAACACGA CTTAGAGGAGTGCTCTTCTGGTGCCACGATGCCTATCCACCAACCCCCTGACCCAGTGTCCACCCATCTAATGACCCGTGACCTTGAGGTCACCCAAGGATCTCTGCCATCAAGAGAAGAGATCAATCAGCGTGCGCAGCAGGTCATTGACCAGATTAATGAGAAGAGAAAGCGAGATACCACTCTCCTCAACGACTTCAGAAAGGTGCTTCAAAACCAG GTGACAAAGTCATGTGATACCTTGGAAGAGAGGATGTACCAGGTCTACGAGGCTAATGGGAAGACCATCCAGTCCAAGCTCCAGGAACTGTTCTCCACCCTGGATCGGGTGGCCTCTATCGAAGAGGAACTGGACCACTTCAAGGAGGCTCTGGGTCTCCTCTATACAGACATTCAACACTCTCCGGTGGCTCCGAACTAA
- the LOC140236778 gene encoding synaptonemal complex central element protein 2-like isoform X3, with the protein MSMEHDLEECSSGATMPIHQPPDPVSTHLMTRDLEVTQGSLPSREEINQRAQQVIDQINEKRKRDTTLLNDFRKVLQNQVTKSCDTLEERMYQVYEANGKTIQSKLQELFSTLDRVASIEEELDHFKEALGLLYTDIQHSPVAPN; encoded by the exons ATGTCAATGGAACACGA CTTAGAGGAGTGCTCTTCTGGTGCCACGATGCCTATCCACCAACCCCCTGACCCAGTGTCCACCCATCTAATGACCCGTGACCTTGAGGTCACCCAAGGATCTCTGCCATCAAGAGAAGAGATCAATCAGCGTGCGCAGCAGGTCATTGACCAGATTAATGAGAAGAGAAAGCGAGATACCACTCTCCTCAACGACTTCAGAAAGGTGCTTCAAAACCAG GTGACAAAGTCATGTGATACCTTGGAAGAGAGGATGTACCAGGTCTACGAGGCTAATGGGAAGACCATCCAGTCCAAGCTCCAGGAACTGTTCTCCACCCTGGATCGGGTGGCCTCTATCGAAGAGGAACTGGACCACTTCAAGGAGGCTCTGGGTCTCCTCTATACAGACATTCAACACTCTCCGGTGGCTCCGAACTAA